The DNA region AAATGATCTGCAGCATTCAGTAGGCCTTTGAGAAATATTAGAACATCTCTGTGAGCTTTACAATTTCTCTCGTACCAGTTCATTAAATCATCAAAGTCGTATCCTTTGAGCTTATTCTTCCAATCAGATGGAAGTTTAAACTTCCCAGATCTTTTTCCAAGAATATACCCTTCCCAATAGGGTACCTTTGGGAGGAAAACTTCCTCAATGTAATCCGCGTTTTTGAGTAGTTCATTGACTTTCTCCAAGTAACCATCCCAGACGAACTCCTCTACCCTCGTGGGAACAGGCAACTCGCTGAGATAACGGTGATGCGTTAGAATCGCGAGTGCGATTAAATTCTTTGTCTCTGCATCATAATCTAGAAATTGAGTAAAAGCTGCTGAAAGAACTTCATGGCGATAGCCCCAAATTTTGCCCTTTGCCCCAGCCTTCTGAAATCCTATAGCACACTTGCCTATGTCGTGGAGAAGGATAGAATAAAAGAGAAGCTCCCAGATGTCATCGCGCGAGAGTTTTGGAATCCATGGGAATGCACTCTTCATGCTTTTGAGGACGTTAAGGACGTCGTTGGTGTGGCACTCAAGGAAGTCGTTTGGATTAAACTTCGCCATGCAGACCTTCATGGAGCCACACTCCTATTCCAAGCTCTGAATCGTAAGGAATCTTGTTCTTAGAAGTTTGCCTTTTCTTTTGGCCATCTGTCCTTGGGAACGGCAGGATTGTAAAAGGCCTAACGAGTTTTGCTCTCCTTGGAATTGTTGAGTAATCGAACTCTACTACGAGAGCGTGGATTATCCCCGGAAGGCCTGTGGATACTGGGACAATTGTTCCACCAATTGGAACGTTTTCCTTCCTCTCAAGCTCGACTTTTTTGATTTCTTCCACAGTTGCTATGTCACTGGAGCGTCCAAGCAAGAGCTGGAATCGGGGCTTTCTAAAGTGCTCTTCCCACTCGTCCGGAAGATATAAATAGAGGGTGTTATCCAGGAGAACTTCACGCTTCATAACGTCTGTCACTGGCTTTCCTAGGGCATAGATTTTCTCCAAGTCAATTCCCTTGCCCTCACTGATAAAGACATAGCCGACAAAGGGTACTTCCATGAAGCTTGCAATCTCTCCCTTTGCAGCGGAGAGGAGTCCCTGAATTGTCGAAAGAGGAGGAACTGGGAGAGTAGGTTGATATCCAGACTGGAAAGTAGGATAGCGAAAACTTGCTGTCCAGCTTCTGATCTTTACCCTTATCATGAGCTCACCCGTAGTATGCTTCAACTTCCTTCGCGAAGGCTTCTACGGCATCACCCACCGTCGTCAGAACGACCTCAATTTTGTCCTTTTCGAGTTCCTCTTTGACCTTCTTTAGCGCGTCCTCCCACTCGCGCATGAAACTCTTATCTTTACCTATGAAGACTTTCTTTGGGTTTAGAAGGTCTTTGAACTCTAAAATTCTTGAGATTATTGCTTCATTATCGAGCTTGATTTCTCCTCTATCGTCATAAACCACATTGCTTATGAACGGGTTTATGCCACCCTCAAACATGGCCAGAATCACGAACTTCGGTGTTACATCGGTGAGGTACTGGGTCTGCTTTGCACCACCCAAGAAGTAGCGAATGGCCTTGATGGTTTCACTAGCTCTCTTCTTTCTAATATTTGATGGCATAAGCCACTCCTTCCTATTCATCTGCACACCGAGCTCTTCAGCTTTCTTTTCCATTTCTTCCACTTCCTTTTTGAGTTCCTTGTTCTTGATTGAATCTTTGTCAAGGAGATTTTTGAAACCTGCTTTGTCTATACGAGTGAACCTACCAACAGAGTCGAGATCGAGGGAAAATGCTCCCTTGAGCACTGTAGAGTAGAATTCCTGAGAGTATGGTACGGGGTCGCCTTCGTGTCTTGAGGCATAGCCTTCATCAGTGGTGACGGAGCTTCTGTCAGGCAGAACAGAAATCAATGGCGTGTTTTTAAGCGGAGAAACACGTGTAACGGTTATGTTGGTGTTACCCTTCTTGAAGGCCCTCATGTAGCCGAAGACGTCGTCATCGGGATAGTCGATGGGATTCGCCGCAGTAAAGACCTGTTTCTGCTCCCTAAAGAGGGGCGAAAGCTCCCAGTTGAAGTGCTCTGCTAAAGTCTTTCTCCACCAATAGCGCCAAGCTTGTGGGGAAACGTACGGATAGCTTTTCCCTCCCTTGCGGAGCTTCTTAACCCTTGTAACGTTCCTATCTGCGAGACTTTCATCTATACCAAGCATATTCAAGGCCGAATGTGGGGCATCAATCAAGACTATTCCAACCGCAAACCTCATTCTTCATCACCTCCAACACCATAAACTGAGTATTCCTCCTCTTCGGATCCTTCCGGCTCTTCAGAAGCCTTCATCAACCTATTATGGAGCTTTTCGTAGATGCGGAATAGAAGGAGGTTCCTAACGGTCTTCCATGAGACGTTTATGTCCTCGCCATAGCTCGTTAGAATCCTCGCGAACTCATCGAATGTCATAAGAGGTTTTTCAATGCTCTTTTCTTGGCGAAGCTTTTCGAGGCCAATAAAGAATGCTTCAAACTGATAGAGTCTGTTTACGTTTTCTAGCTCTCTTACGCGTCTCTTTAGTTGGTTGTCTGGAAGCTTTTCAATGGTTTCAACAATTCTATCCCCAACACCTTTGATAAACTCCAACGCATCCTTATCCAAACCCAACACCTCCTTACAGTAAAAAGCCAAAAGGCGCCAGTTCGTGTTGGCTTTTCTCTTTTGAGTATCATAGAAATAACCTAAAATGCTCTCGTTATTGAGAAGCTTTGCGTAGACCTCATTCGGATATTTGCGCTCGAACTCTTCAAACTGCTCCTCTTTAGGCCTTTTTCTCCACCCCATTGCCACGATGTGCTTCCATCCTGTATAGTCAACGAGGCTCGCGTAGGTGACAAAGCGAAGTGCTGAATTAGGAATAGGGATAACATCAAGCTCTTGGCTCTGGTTGTTGCAGGCAAAGTAGTAAAGTGTCACTGAACCATTTTCCCAATAATCATCGCGCTCTATTCTTCTGGTGATCTCTCCTATAATGTGAAACAGGAAGTTCTCGGGCCTCTTGAAACCCCTTGCATTCGATGCAAGTTTAGTCTTTTTTATATCCTCCAGTGCTTCCTTTGATAGCGTAAGCATGAGATCGTAGGGGTATGCGTGAATGACCAAGACTCTCGAAAGTCTGTAAGCTGCCAAAGGCATGAACTGAGTTAAGAAGAGGCAGTGAGCACACACATCTGCACCGTGGATGTTAGCGGAATGGAAATAATTTGGAACATCACCTGTACCAAGTAGTGGGAAAACAGCACGATATATGCCTTTTTTGTGATATGTCTGTCGTTTACCACACAGTATACAAATTGAATCGCCGATAGAAGCTTGTACGATGTCATTAAAGAGTTCACTCAAGTTGCTTTTAATGCGTCTTTTGAGTGCTTGTATAACGAACGGTTGGGAAACCACTAGCTTAGCAATCTCTTTGGCGAATTTCTCAATGTCTTTAATATCCTGGTTAGAATATTTCTGTGAAATAGATTCAAGAAACATAACCACCTCGTTAGCTAGGAGATCATCGAAGTTTTTAGCTATCCTCTTAGTGAGTTCTTTTTTTGCATCTTCGCTGAGCTCTAAGCCGTTTTCTTGTTTTATTGCATTTTTGACTGCCGTACTTATTGGTCCAGTTGTTCCGGGATTTGCTAGAATTATTCCATTATTAGGCATTACCATAGCATGCAGATAGCTCGAACTCCATTCCTTTGTAGCATAAAGCTCTGCCACAAATTCTATCGCCCTCTCAATGTCCTCTTTAGTTAGACCTTCCGGTTTTTCTTTGCCGCTGAGCAAGAGAATCGCCACAAGACCTGCATCAACGAAGGGATGTCCTGTCCAGTTAAGAAGCGGTTCGTGAGTTTCGGGTTCTGCTTTAATGTCTCCACTGGAGGTAGATTGTTTTTGTGATATTTTTACGTGAGTATTCATCAAAAATTTCTCAAGTGTTTTCTCTTTTGGAATCCTTTCCACCTCCTCTTCTGGATTTTCTTGGTTTATCAACCTTCACCATCCCAAATCCTAAGGAGTTCTTCTCCCCGAAGCCGGCTTGATAGCCGACCTTTAGGAGATCTTCATCGCCATACGCCTTAAACACAAGGTGCCAGGCGATTTGGTAAATCCCCGGCTTTACTTGAAGCCTCTTTGATTTAGCATTTAGCACTTTAATCTCAAAGTCCTCCGGAGGCTTTTTACCATAGAGGAGAATGTACTTCTCCCTCAGGTTCTCTTCTAGATTCTCGTAAAACTTGGGGTCATCCGGCCCCAGATCATAGTGTTTAAGCCTTCCAAAGCTCGGCTTTAGGGTTGTCACCGCTATTGGAGAGAGCGTTGAGAAGGTTTTACCGCTCAGTGAATGTGGCTCCGAAAGGGCTTTAACGCTCTCAACGTAGAATCTCTCGTCCCAAAGCTTTACCTCAGGCTCCTGCAGAAGGCCCCCTATGAAAGCTTCCGCTATCTCCGCAATGGGTGTTGAGAAGTAGAAGAATCCATGCTCTTCTCCAATGAGGAAACCATCTCCTTGTCTTCTTTTCTTGGCCATGAAGAGCGAAAACGTGAAGAGCTTTGGTGTTTTGGGCCTGTGAAGAGCTAAGCTCAAATCAGGGTTGGTTCTTTGAATCCTTCTATAAATCAAGCCTTGAAGATAGTGGTTGTGGTTGTACGGAATTTTAAAGGAATTCTCACTTTTGAGTCTTATTAGGAATCGCATCCCGTTACCTCCATTAAAGAAGTCTCCAAAAATATGTGGCTTATCGTATATAAACTTTTCTTCAAACAGTAGGAAAAAAAGAACATATAAGAGTTATCAACAAATGTTCGTATAAATGTAAAATAAACAAAAACAGCCAAAAGTCACTTGATCTTGTACCTCAAGAGCGCCGCTATTCCACCTATCGCCCTAAGCTTGTCTCCTCCTTCGTGCTCCGAGCTCACGACGATGACCTCGCCGCGCATTCCCCTGACGAACTCCATGAGCTGCTCCACTTTGTCCTTGTGCTCTCCCCTGAGGAGCTCATCCAAAACGAGGAGCTTCTCTATTGCCCCATAATTGGCGGCTTCCTCAACTTCTTTTAGACCATATGCCACCAGACCGTTCTTTGCAATCTCCTCTATTACGCGCTCAACGAGCTGAACTTCCTTAGCTACACGGTTTTCGTGGTAAACCCTATCAACCGTGCCGCGCCTGA from Palaeococcus pacificus DY20341 includes:
- the cas5b gene encoding type I-B CRISPR-associated protein Cas5b, whose translation is MIRVKIRSWTASFRYPTFQSGYQPTLPVPPLSTIQGLLSAAKGEIASFMEVPFVGYVFISEGKGIDLEKIYALGKPVTDVMKREVLLDNTLYLYLPDEWEEHFRKPRFQLLLGRSSDIATVEEIKKVELERKENVPIGGTIVPVSTGLPGIIHALVVEFDYSTIPRRAKLVRPFTILPFPRTDGQKKRQTSKNKIPYDSELGIGVWLHEGLHGEV
- the cas7i gene encoding type I-B CRISPR-associated protein Cas7/Cst2/DevR yields the protein MRFAVGIVLIDAPHSALNMLGIDESLADRNVTRVKKLRKGGKSYPYVSPQAWRYWWRKTLAEHFNWELSPLFREQKQVFTAANPIDYPDDDVFGYMRAFKKGNTNITVTRVSPLKNTPLISVLPDRSSVTTDEGYASRHEGDPVPYSQEFYSTVLKGAFSLDLDSVGRFTRIDKAGFKNLLDKDSIKNKELKKEVEEMEKKAEELGVQMNRKEWLMPSNIRKKRASETIKAIRYFLGGAKQTQYLTDVTPKFVILAMFEGGINPFISNVVYDDRGEIKLDNEAIISRILEFKDLLNPKKVFIGKDKSFMREWEDALKKVKEELEKDKIEVVLTTVGDAVEAFAKEVEAYYG
- the cas8a1 gene encoding type I-B CRISPR-associated protein Cas8b1/Cst1, translating into MERIPKEKTLEKFLMNTHVKISQKQSTSSGDIKAEPETHEPLLNWTGHPFVDAGLVAILLLSGKEKPEGLTKEDIERAIEFVAELYATKEWSSSYLHAMVMPNNGIILANPGTTGPISTAVKNAIKQENGLELSEDAKKELTKRIAKNFDDLLANEVVMFLESISQKYSNQDIKDIEKFAKEIAKLVVSQPFVIQALKRRIKSNLSELFNDIVQASIGDSICILCGKRQTYHKKGIYRAVFPLLGTGDVPNYFHSANIHGADVCAHCLFLTQFMPLAAYRLSRVLVIHAYPYDLMLTLSKEALEDIKKTKLASNARGFKRPENFLFHIIGEITRRIERDDYWENGSVTLYYFACNNQSQELDVIPIPNSALRFVTYASLVDYTGWKHIVAMGWRKRPKEEQFEEFERKYPNEVYAKLLNNESILGYFYDTQKRKANTNWRLLAFYCKEVLGLDKDALEFIKGVGDRIVETIEKLPDNQLKRRVRELENVNRLYQFEAFFIGLEKLRQEKSIEKPLMTFDEFARILTSYGEDINVSWKTVRNLLLFRIYEKLHNRLMKASEEPEGSEEEEYSVYGVGGDEE
- the cas6 gene encoding CRISPR-associated endoribonuclease Cas6 is translated as MRFLIRLKSENSFKIPYNHNHYLQGLIYRRIQRTNPDLSLALHRPKTPKLFTFSLFMAKKRRQGDGFLIGEEHGFFYFSTPIAEIAEAFIGGLLQEPEVKLWDERFYVESVKALSEPHSLSGKTFSTLSPIAVTTLKPSFGRLKHYDLGPDDPKFYENLEENLREKYILLYGKKPPEDFEIKVLNAKSKRLQVKPGIYQIAWHLVFKAYGDEDLLKVGYQAGFGEKNSLGFGMVKVDKPRKSRRGGGKDSKRENT